The region GCTGTGAGCGATGAGCTGTGAGCGATGAGCTGTGAGCGATGAGCTGTGAGCGATGAGCTGTGAGCGATGAGCTGTGAGCGATGAGCTGTGAGCGATGAGCTGTGAGCGATGAGCTGTGGGCACTGAGCAATCGTGAATCGTGAACTGCTGTGGGAGGGCTTCTCCCTTCCGCCGTAAGCTGTAAGCTGTAGGGTGGAAAGGTTAAAGGTGTAAGGGGAACTAGGACACCGTTCCCTTACGGAGCACGGAGCACGGAGCACGGAGCACGACAGCACGCTCTCTTCGCTCTGGTTACTAAGTACAAGGAGGAGTAAGAATGCTACGAACTAATCGCGACAAGTTGGTCTGCATCAGTGTACAGGGGGAGATAACTCACCCTAAGAGCACAGCGCCCTACCGCATCACTACGGAAGGGAATCCCGTTGTTCTGCCCGGTACGGGTGGCATTACCTACAGCCACAAAATCGGTGACAACTGCATGGACCTAGCAGGCGACCACGTGGAGCCGGGCGTAACCACGCAGCGCAGTGTCGAAACCGAAAACAGCGGCTTTAACACGCTTGCCTGTGTGGGAAATACTGCTAAAGTGGTAAGCGGCGACGCCAAAGGTGCGCGCGGCATAGTAACTGGCATGCACGGCGGCTCGGAGCACGTGCTAATCTATTTTGACCAAGGCACGCTGGAGCAGTTGGCGATTGGCGACAAGATTCTCGTCAAGGCCTGCGGGCAGGGCCTGCGTCTATTAGATTTTCCTATGATTAAAGTCATGAATCTTGACCCCGATTTGCTAGGAAAGATGGGCCTTAAAGTAGCGGATGACGGTGTGCTGGAAGTGCCTGTGGCCGTGCAGGTGCCTGCGTACCTAATGGGTTCGGGACTTGGGAGCGTCACAGCCTACCGTGGAGACTACGACATTTCGACGCATGACCAAGCAGCCTATGAGGCGTACAACTTAGGGAAGCTCCGCTTTGGCGACATAGTTGCCTTAATGGACTGCGACACCACCTACGGCAGGGGATACTTAGCAGGCGCGGTTACTATCGGCGTCGTCGTGCACTCAAACTGCGTCCTGTCTGGGCACGGACCCGGAGTAAGCACGCTTCTGACGTGTAAAGAAGCGACAATTCGTCCGGTCCTTGCAGAGAGAGCTAACATTGCAGACTACTTAGGCGTATAGGAGAGAGAGCAGTGCAGGAAACCGCCACCTGTCTAAAGTTCTGGGCCGGGCTCACAAATATCGGGGGGACAGTCATCTCCGTGGAGCACGGCCCTTACCGCTTGGTGTTTGATTTTGGCTTAAGCTACGCCCCGGGAAACATCGCGAGCGACAAACAAGTACGTTTGCGCCCCGGACGACTCGTACACGACTACCTGTGCCTAGATATGGTCGCGCCCTTACCCGGCGTCTACCGCAGTAAGGATCTCTACGATTCCCCGCACATCTTATCGGCGGCGGAGAGCCCATGGCAGACAATTGTCCTCATCTCCCATTTGCACCTTGACCATATGGGTGCAATGGGATTAGTTGACGAGAGCATCCCGATTTATCTTACCGCAGAGTCCTTGGAACTGTACCAAGCGCTCAGTGCGATTGGCGAGGGCGTGGACGGCGCGAGGGAATATAGCGCCTGTCAGTTTGGTGTACCCCTAACGCACGGCCCTTTCGTAGTTACACCGCTTCGCGTGGACCACGACATCAGTGGCGCGTGTTCGTTTCACATTCGCACACCCCATGGCAACCTCCTCTACACGGGGGATTATCGCCTCTACGGCACAGTGCCGCCTATATCGCCGCATTGGCTCAAGCAGGCCGAGGGTCTGGGGGTGGATGTGCTTATTTCCGAGGGGACGACATTGCGTGCGCCTGCAGAAGGAGAGAGCGTAAGAATCGCGGGAGACGGTACCTTGCCTGATACACTGACGACAGAAGACATGCTGCCGGAGAAACTGCGCATAATCCTAAGCAACACAGAGCTGGCATTCTTTAATATTTACCACCGCAATTTGCGGCGACTTGCCATGATTCTTGATGCCGGCAAGGCCACCGCTCGCACCGTGGTCTTGGAGCCCGAAACTGCGTATCTGGCACGTATGCTACTAGCACGCGGGGATTTTCTTGAGACTACGGAAGTCTCTGCGTCTCTAGTCAGGGAAAACCCGGCGCAGTATCTAATTCAGAACAGCTACCGCAACTGCCTCGCACTACTAGACTACGCTGGTCTTGGCGGCAGCTACCTGCATTCAAATGGTACGCCGCTCGGCGAATTCGACCCGGCTTACGCGAGGCTTCGCGCACTTATTGACAGATGCGGGCTCGCATTTCACTATGTCGGCGCTACCGGACACGCCATCCCCGAGCACCTGCAGTACGTGGCGGATACCTTAGCGCCCAAGGTGCTGGTGCCTTTGCACAGCTTCTGTCCAGAGAGGCTTACGGCTGCCAAAGGGCAGCGCATACTGCCTGAGCGCGGCACAGCTTATCGCCTAGACGAAGGGTTGTTACACGTTGTGCCGCTGGCTTAACGCAAAGTTAACGTATTTTTTACGTTTTTTTGCCGCGGACAAGCTATAATATTGGTGTCGATGTGAGTCTGTAACCCCGGATTCACGTACATAGCACTATATTTATTAGGGAGGAAATGCTTTGCGAAAAATCATCATCCTTGTGGCGCTGGTCGCTCTCCTGTTACCCCTTGCGGAACTAGGTGAGGTATCTGCGCAAGCACATCCCATCAGAATCACCCTTAACGGCAGGCAGCTAGCAACCGATGTTGCCCCGATTATTCGCAACGGGCGCACGCTCGTACCCTTCCGCGCGATTTTTGAAGCGCTCGGAGCTAGAGTCACCTGGGACGAAGCAACTAACACTGTGGCCGGTTACAGGGGTCGTCAAGCCATTATTCTGGAGCTAGGCAGCACTACCGCCTGGGTAAACGGCCCTGCGGTAAGGCTCGACGTCGCTCCACAGGCAGTGAACGGGCGTACAATGGTACCGCTGCGTTTTGTTGCCGAGCGTTTGGGCGCACAGGTAGAATGGGTTGACGCTACTCGCACCGTGGCAATTAATGCTACCTTGCCGGTATTGCCACAGGTAGGCGGGACGATTACGCATGGCCGTATTGCCGATGCCACCATCCTAAATCCCATCCTTGCTAACGACGTAGACTCCAATTTCACCTTAGCCCGCACTAACGTCGGCGTAATTCGTCGCGATGAGAACGGTGAGTTAATCAACGCACTTGCCGACAGATGGCAATGGAACGCGCAGACGCGCACCTGGCGTTTTTGGCTTCGTCCAGGTCTGGTTTGGCACGACGGGCGCCCACTGACCGCTAGAGATGTGAAGTTCACAATCGATGCCATCTTGCACCCCGATTATACCGGGCGCCGCCGGGGGGACTTTGTTTCGGTATCTAATGTTACCGTGGTCAGCGACCACATCGTCGACATCACTCTCTCTACGGAAGATGCCACCTTCCTTGGCCGGATGACCATGGGCCTTATTCCGCAGCACGTGTTTGAAGGCACGGCTATTCGTGACATGGCTGCGCACAGCTATAGCCAAAATCCTATCGGTGCCGGACCCTACAGGTTTGTACGCTGGGTTCGCGGTCAGTTTATTGAGCTTGCTCGCAACCCGAACTGGCACCTAGACGGGCCCTTTATTGAGCGTGTTGTGATTAGGGCCTACCCCGACTCTAACGTGCTGCATGCCGCTTGGGAAGCAGGCGACATCGATTGGGGCGCAGCCGTACCTAGCGACATTATCCCCGCAGTTCTCAATCGCATGCGCGACCGGGCTAGATTCTTTGAAATCCCGGCTATCTTTGGTTACGATTACGTGGGGCTTAATCTCACCAATCCAATGCTCGCTGATATTCGTGTGCGCCAGGCCCTCATGTACGGCATTGACCGCCCGGCCATTGTGAGGACTGTCTTTGACGGCCGCGCCAATGTGGTGCACGGGCACTTGGTTCCCTCGCACTGGGCACATAACCCCAATCTCTACACCTATCCGCATAATCGCTTAAAGGCAATCGACCTCTTGCGCCAGGCCGGCTTTACCACCGTAGGTCGCGACGGCATACGTACTAACGCCGCCGGACAACGCCTGTCCTTCCGCTTTCTTATCCGCACAGGTATCCCCGAGCGCCATGACACACTGGCGATGTTACAGAGCTACTGGCGTCTCATTGGGATTGAGATTATCCCCGAAGTTCTAGAATGGTCAGTTCTCGTGGAAAGGCTTAACACCGTAAACTTCGACATGAACATCATGGGCTGGAGCTTTGCCGAAGACCCCGATTCGTTCACAATCTTCCACTCGAGTCAAGGAAGAGATCCGGCCACGGGCCGCAATGTTGGCATGAACAATATGCAGCTTAATGATGCCGAAGTCGACCGCCTGATTATGCTTGGCCGAACCACCATAGACGAAACTGCGCGCCGAGCGATTTACCAGCAGCTCGAGGTGCGTTTGAATGAAGTGCTGCCATACGTGTTCCTACACTCCCGCAATGGGATTGTCGGCGTCCACAACCGCATTCAAGGAGGCGTCGTCGGTTCTCGCGGCCTAACCTTCCCCGAAACTTTATTTATTGCTCCCGGTAGATAAGCCTATCAGATGCAGACAAAGGGCTGTCCCCGCTAGGCGAGGACAGCCCTTTCGTTCGACAACTAGACAACTATGCCTAGGAAGTATGCGGCGACCGCAAAGTAAATCAGGAGTCCGACCACGTCGACCATCGTCGTAATAAATGGACTAGAGAGGATGGAGGGGTCAATCTTGATTCGCCTAAGCACTAGAGGGAGCAACGCTCCGGTAAGTACAGCCAGCAAAATTACCAGGAGTAAAGACAAGGACACGGTCATGGCCAGGGTAACGGATTCGCCCATCATCAGCGCGCGGCCGTAACCGATTAGACCGATAGTAGTACCGAGCATCAGACCCATGGCAAGTTCGGTGGTGGCGATTTTCAGCCAGTGGCGGTAGTCAATCTCACCGATGGCCATGCCGCGTATGACTAGCGTGGCGGCTTGCGTCCCCGCATTGCCTCCGGCCGCAATCAACATCGGGATGAAAAAGTTTAGGCCCATCATAGTCTCGAGGACAACCTCATAGCGCTGCATAATGGCGCTAGTGACCGCTAGGAGAAGTGCTAGAGCTACTAACCATTTGACGCGCTTTGTGTACATAGATAGAATGGGGACGCTCAAGTAGGGTTCTTCTAACGGTTGGCTACCACCTAGCATGGAGATATCTTCAGTGGCCTCTTCGCTAAGGACATCGAGCACGTCGTCAATCGTGACGAGGCCGAGAATGTTGCAGTGTTGGTCAACTACGGGTAAGGCCAGGAAGTCGTACTTACTGAGTAACCGCGCAACTTCCTCCTGGTCGGTGGCAGGGGACACCGTAATCACGTTGTCTTCCATTATTTCCTTAAGCGTCGCCTGAGGAGGGGCGAGGATAAGCTCGCGCAGGCTAACCACACCTACGAGCGTGTGCTGCAGTGTCACATAGACATAGTAGACGCTTTCACTGCTTGAAGCGTTTTCGCGGATTGCGGCAATGGCATCGTCTACGGTGCGGTCCTGTTCGAGCGCAAGATACTCTTTGATCATCAAGCCGCCAGCGCTACTCTCCGGGTAGACGAGCAGCTCGCGAATCTCCTGTGCATCCTTATGCGGCATGAGGCTCAGGACGGCCTTGGCCTGCTCAGGGTGGAGCTCGCCCACGAAGTCGGCGATGTCGTCCGAATACATCTCGCCAAGTATCTGTTTGGCTCTGGATGTCCCCAAGGCGTTGAGCAGAGGTTTCTGGTCGCGCGGTTCAAGGTGCTCAAACACCCGCGCACCCAAATCCGACGATAGGCGGGCGAAAACAGCGATGCGGTCGTCCTGTTCTAGAAGTAAAATAATCTCCGCTATATCCGCCGGCAGGAGGTCGGCAAGCAAAGTGTCTAGTTCAGGCGAGGCAATTAGCGCCTTAATCTCTGTGAGTGTGATGTGTTGTTGCCATGTCAAAATAAACCCTCCTTAGTCAGTTTCGGAGGGTCCAGTACCGCTAGCGGCGGTTAGTGGACCCCAAATGTTACGCAGGCCTTCAGGCCAACTACCGTCTCCGTCCACCGAACCACCACCTTTCGCTAACCCAGTATAGCACCATCATGCGGAGTCGGCTAGACAAGTGACAAGCCGTGTGATAAAAATATGTATACGACAGGAGGATTTATCTGTGCACATACTTGTCACTAACGACGACGGCATTCTTGCCCCCGGTATTCGCGCTCTGTCAGCCGCGCTTTCCCGCCTAGGTGATGTTACTATCGTCGCGCCGGATCGTGAACGCAGCGCCACCGGCCACGCCATTACTGTTCACTCTCCGCTGCGCGTCAAGCATATTACAGGTCTCCCCGCTACGGCCGCCTATGCCGTCAATGGGACGCCCGCCGACTGCGTAAAACTAGCACTTGAAGGCCTTAAGATTGAGAAGCCTGACTTAGTGGTGTCTGGCGTTAATCGCGGCCCCAATCTAGGTACCGATGTATTGTATTCGGGTACGGTCTCAGCGGCGATTGAGGCCGCGCTGCTTGGGTTACCTGCCATTGCTGTCTCCCTGGCTGATTTCCGCGAGACTGACTACGAAGACGCGGCCGACTTTGCTGCGCAAATAGCCGCGCGTTGGCAGCATAGGCGTCTCCCGCCTGACACTTTGCTCAACGTGAATTGGCCGCGTGAGCGAGCACGCGGCGTAAAGATTACTTTTCTTGGCCAGAGAAGGTACGAAAACATCTTCGATTTGCGCACCGACCCTTGGGGACGCGAGTATTATTGGCTAGGCGGAGCCGCCATCAACGACGAGACCCCGGAAAGTGACGTGTGGGCCGTCGAAAACGGTTATGCGTCTGTAACACCCATACACTTTGACCTGACAAACTATCGCCTAATCTCCGAAGTGGAGAGCTGGAAAATAGGCCTTGAGTAATGAGGAACGAGCCCGTGGCATAACGCCACGGGCTGTTGACTTTTTGCGGGGGTTATTTGCCACGCTTCACATGTCGGTGGTGCGGTGGTCGCTGTTGCTTAACTGCGTTGCGCCTGCAGTCGGTGCAGTCGCTCTGTTCGATTACCCCTAGCTCCTCGGCCACTTCAAACTTGAACTTCTCAACTGCGTCCTTGGTATGGGAGTCCTTGCCCTTCACGTCTGTCACCTCGATTCGCTTTAGTGTGTGTAGTGACGCGCGCGATAATACTTTCGTGAGCAGGAAGTTTGACCTAGGTGTCGAATAGAGACGGGGGACGCAGTGACGCACAAGAAGGAGGGGGCATTCTGGACACCAAGGAATTTCTCAAACGGATGGTTGAAGCAACGGGAGTTTCAGGCTATGAAGACTCGGTGGGGAATATCATCCGCGAAGTCTTAGGTACAGCGGCAGACGAGGTTACAGGCGACACTCTCGGTAACGTCATAGCCCTAAAGCGAGGAGAGGGCGAGAACCGACCAAAAGTTATGCTGGCTTCACACATGGACGAGATTGGGCTGATGGTCACCAAAATTGAGGAAAAGGGCTTCTTGCGTTTCACCTCCATTGGCGGTGTAGATCAGCGCACGTTGGTGGCACAAGAAGTACGGGTGCACGGCCGGCGAGATTTAATCGGCATTATCGGCATGAAGCCGCCTCACCTCCTGACCCCTGAGGAAGGCAATGCCGCGATTAAGATGCAGGATATGGTGATAGACCTTGGCCTCACGGAACCGGAGGTCAAGGAGGCGATTGCGGTTGGCGACTTAGTCACGATTAACCGCAATTTTATCTCGCTCAGCGGCGATTTCGCAGCCGCGAAAGCAATGGATGACCGCGCGGCTGTGGCAGCTATGCACTATTGTCTGCTTGAGCTTAAGCGCATGCGCCACACCGCCGATGTCTACGCTGTCGCTACCGTACAGGAGGAGGTAGGCGCAAGGGGAGCCCTAGTGAGCTCTTACCACATTATGCCAGACATCGGGATAGCCATAGACGTTTGCCATGGCGAGATGCCCGGCGTACCGGAACAAGACACTGCCCCGCTAGGCAAGGGGCCGAATCTGGCCCTAGGCGCTAACATTCACCCGAAGCTATTTGAGAGACTGTCTGAGCTCGCGCGGGAGCACAACATTCCTTTTACACTTGACCCTGTCCCGGGTCCTACGGGCACGGACGCGTGGGTAATGCAGGTGACACGCTCCGGCATTCCCACCGCACTGGTGTCGCTGCCGCTTAGATATATGCATACGTCAGTGGAAACGTTGTCAATTGGGGATATAAAGCTCGTCGGCCGTTTACTGGCCCTCTTTGTGGCTAGCGTCGACCGGGAGTTCGTGGAGGGGCTACTATGTTATTAAAGAGGCTGTCTGAAGCTTTCGGCCCCTCGGGCTCTGAGGGGGAAGTGCGCGACATACTAGTTAAGGAACTAGCGAACGTTGTGCCGAGCTGGCAACGCGACGCGCTAGGCAACCTCATTGCGCTTAAGCCCGGTGCGCGTGGGCCAAAGGTGATGCTAGCCGCACATATGGACGAGTGCGGCCTGATGATTAGTTCTATAGACAAATCCGGCTTGTTGCGGTTTCGTAAAGTAGGCGGCCTGGACGACCGTGTCTTAGTTTCCAAGCACGTTGTCGTCGGCAGCAAGCGCGTTGCGGGCGTAATCGGCGCTAAGGCCATTCATCTACAGAAACCCGAGGAGCGCAATCAGGTAATTCCGCTAAGCGGACTCTATATTGATATCGGAGCCAAGAGCAAAGAAGAGGCTGAGAAGCTGGTCAAACTAGGCGACTATGCCGTCTTTGCGACGGAGTTCGGCCACCTCAGTGATACGGTTGTGAAGGGCAAATCTTTTGACGACCGCGCGGGCTGTGCCGTGTTAGCTGAAGTCCTGAGTGAGGATTACGCCTTTACGCTCTACGGTGCCTTTACGGTGCAGGAGGAGATAGGGCTCCGCGGCGCGGGGGTAGCCGCTTACGCGCTAGAGCCGGATATGGCGATAGTGCTCGAAGGTACAACCTGCAATGACTTGCCTGGCAGTGAAGAGCATGGCTATTGCACCAGCCTCGGGGGAGGCCCCGCCATTACGGTTATGGATGCTTCGGTAGTTTGCGATAGACGCATGATTGCGGAGCTCGAGCGACTAGCGCGAGAAAACGACATCCCCGTGCAGTTTAAGCGCTCCATTACCGGTGGCAGCGACGCGGGACGCATTAACCAAACTAAAGCTGGTATCCCTGTTGTAGTTGTCTCCGTGCCCTGTAGGTATATTCATTCGCCTGTGTCTATGCTGAGTCTTAAAGACTTCGAGGCGACCATAAAGCTAGTCAAGCTGTTTCTCAGGAGTATCGAAGGAGGTTTTCTGCTATGAAGGATCTTATTAAGCAGGTCGTAGAGTGCTACGGACCGGCGGGTAACGAAAAAGCCATCCGGGAACTTATCACGGGCATTGTTGCCCCATATGTTGACGAAATCCGCGTGGACAACTTAGGCAACCTTATTGCCTTGAAAAAAGGCGGTGAAAAGAAGCTGATGTTTGCCGCGCATATGGACGAAATCGGGGTAATGGTCACCCATGTGGACAAGCATGGCTTCTTGCGCTTTTATCCCGTCGGCGGTGTTTCCCCGCTGACGATGCTTGGCAACCGCATAGTGTTTGAGAACGGCACGATTGGCGTCATAGGCTGCGAGAAACTAGAAGCGCAGAAAGACCTGACGCTTAACAAAATGTTTGTAGATATCGGGGCAAGCACCAAAGAAGAGGCGGAGGCCAAAGTGCGCATCGGCGACTTAGGCGCAGTATCGCGTGAGTTTGTGGACTTAGGGCCGCGTCTAGTGTCTAAAGCGATGGACGCGCGCATCGCCTGTGCTATCTTAATTGAAGCGCTCAGGACAGTAGCTAATCCGGCGCACGACATTTACGCTGTCTTCACGACGCAGGAGGAGCTAGGACTCAGAGGCGCAAGAGTTGCCGCTTACAGCATTGCTCCCGATGTCGGTATCGCTTTGGATGTAACTCGCACAGGCGACACGCCGACATCCATCACTATGGACGTGTCGCTTGGCAAAGGTCCGGCGGTGAAAATTCGCGATTCTAGTGTGCTTTGTACGCCTGCGGTTAGGCGGTATATGGAACAAGTGGCCAAGGACAACGATATACCGTTCCAGCTCGAGGTACTGGAGGCAGGCGGAACCGACGCCGGCGCTATCCAACTCACGCAAGGCGGCATTCCGGCCGGAGTGATGTCTATTCCTTGCCGCTATGTGCATACCGCCAGCGAAATGGTTGATTACAGAGACGTCGAAAACGGTGTAAGGCTAGTTAAGGCCTTGATGGAAACGAAGTACACGGGGTAACACTTGTACTCTCTCCTGCATAGCATGAGGGCATGGGAGAGTGGTTACCATGTGGGATGACCCACGGCGCGTCTTAGGTGTGGAGCCCACGGCTTCGCCGGCTGAGGTCAGGCGAGCGTATCGGCTGTTAGTGAGGCAACACCATCCGGATGCCGGAGGCAGCGCGGAGCAGTTCAAGCAGATTCATGCAGCATACATTAGACTTATCTCCGCCACCAACCCGCCCGCCGCTACGGGAACGGAAAGCGGCAGTCTGCGCGTTGTCTATGGCACCCGGTCGTATACCCCGGGCTACCTAGTGTGGCGCAGGCTGCTCCGGCCAAAAATCATCTGGACGCGCGGGCGAATACGCCTAGCTGTGCCTCTGGTGTTGGCGGCGGCGTTGCCCGCCATTGGGTGGAGTATCAACCCTACGGCAACCGTGCTGTGTGGCGCGGGGTTCGTAGTCTCAGGACAGATTCGGTTAAGTGGCTTCTAGCATAATGCCTCCTAGGTCAAGGAGGCATTTTTTGCGCCACAAGAGGAAGATTGCCGGCGGATAAAGAATAACTCTAGATGGTTCGTATTATGCTGTAGATGTCGGTGAGAGGGGTGCACCATGGAGTTAAGAGAAGAAGAAAGAAGAGCGGTCGCGGGCGCACGTATTGCTCTGCCCAAGGTAGTAGCACTGTGCCTAGTGTTTCTCGTAGTAGGGCTGTTTTTGGGAGCCACCAGCCAATTTATCATGGGGCCGGTAGGGGCGACTATTTTGTCACGCCTCGGCTTACCTGTTGACCCCAACGTCGCGCGCCTTTTGGCTGTGCAGAACTTGGTCTTGGACACGCACCTTAACCCTAGATTAGACCCGAACGAGATGATGGAGAACGCGGTACGCGGACTGCTCAGCCGCGTAGATGGCGGGCTGACGCGTTACGAAAACCCCGAAGAAGCAAGGCGAACCGCCGAACGTGCCACAGGTGAGTTTACCGGCATCGGCGTTACGGTTCGCATGGTGGAAGAGCAGGTGCAAATAGAGTCTGTATTTCGCGGCACACCTGCGCAAGGCGCGGGGCTCCTGCCGCGCGACATTATCGTCTCAGTCGACGACCAGACATTAAGAGGCTTAACTCTGCATGAGGTGACAGACCGCATTAAAGGACCTGCCGGCACAAACGTTACGCTGACGATTTTTCGGCCAGCGCTTGGGCGAACTATGGACGTCACGATAACGCGCGCGCGGATTGTGGTCCCGGTAGTTTCTTATGAGGTAGTGGAACCGGGGATTGCACACGTAATTCTTACGCAGTTTACCACTACAGCTACGGAACAGATGCGGACGACCCTAACCGCCCTCGAACAGCAGGGGATAAAGCACTTGTTGCTGGACTTGCGGTTTAATCCGGGTGGATTTACGCATGTTGCCGAAGACATCGCCAGTTTCTTTCTCGGTCCGGATTATGTAGTGTATCAGACAATTGACCGCGAGGGCGTCGTGCGGCAAACAAAAACCCGTGGCGAACGCATCTACACGGGCCGCATCACTGTGCTTATTAACCAAGGCAGTGCCTCTGCTTCGGAGCTCTTGACCGGAGCGCTGCGCGATCACCTGCATACGCCTGTGCTAGGCGTCACCAGCTTTGGCAAGGGTACGATTCAACAAGGATATCCTTTGGGGGATGGCTCGCGAGTATGGGTAACGGTGCAGGGCTACAAAACTCCTGCCGGTACAGTCATCGACGGCAAAGGAATTACCGCAGACGTGGTTATAGAACAGCCCGACCCGGCCGCCCCGGAGGATGTGCAGTTAGCGCGCGCGCTACAGCACATTCGAGATAATCTCTTACGCTGATGCGCGGGAAAGGACGGTCATAAATGCCAAGTCTCGAATTCCTGATTATCGCAGTCGCCGCTTACCTGCTGGGCGCATTCCCTACTGCCTTGGTCGTCGGCAAATTCCGCAACATTGACATCACCAAACACGGTAGCGGCAATATCGGCGGTACTAACGCCATGCGCGTCATGGGGGCAGGGCCGGGGCTAGCGGTAATGGCCATAGATATACTCAAAGCGGCCTTACCGACCTATGTAGCCGCGCATGTTATCCCTCTTGAGACATGGCAGGTCATGACGGTTGCTCTCGCGACCGTCATCGGACACAACTGGTCCGTGTACATTGGGTTTAGGGGAGGGAAGGGCATAGCTTGCACGATTGGCGCATGCGCTGTGCTGTTTCCGGCCGTGTTGCTGACGGGTTTTGCTGTGTTTGCCCTGACCATAGCCATCACCAAGTACGTGTCCCTTGGCTCCATCCTGATGATGACGGCTTTGCCCATTCTCCTGTGGTTGTGGAACTACGGCCTAGAGTATATTTTGTTTGCGCTTTTGATACTGGTCATAGGCACGTACCGCCATCGCTCGAACATCAAACGGCTCGTTACAGGAACGGAGAGCAAGATTTGGGGCAAAAAAAACAGAGGGGGTTAACATCCCCTCTTTACTGCAGTTGCGACAACTCCGGCTGGCCGAAGATGATCAATTCACCCTCGTTTACGACCGTACAGGGAATACCTACACGGCCTTCTTTTCGTACGTCGGCAAACTCAGCGCGATGGTCGCGGTACTTAAGAAACGCTTTCAAATTAGCCATGCCGGCCGTAATATCTACGTATTGGAATGGTATGTTGTGATGTGAAAGAAACTCTTTCACGGGAGCACAGCCGGGTCAATGCTGACTGCCAAAGAGAACGATATTTTTCATGTCTAACCTCCCTACAGCGTGTGTGCGCAAAACGCCTTCCCATGGAA is a window of Selenomonadales bacterium DNA encoding:
- the mgtE gene encoding magnesium transporter; translation: MTWQQHITLTEIKALIASPELDTLLADLLPADIAEIILLLEQDDRIAVFARLSSDLGARVFEHLEPRDQKPLLNALGTSRAKQILGEMYSDDIADFVGELHPEQAKAVLSLMPHKDAQEIRELLVYPESSAGGLMIKEYLALEQDRTVDDAIAAIRENASSSESVYYVYVTLQHTLVGVVSLRELILAPPQATLKEIMEDNVITVSPATDQEEVARLLSKYDFLALPVVDQHCNILGLVTIDDVLDVLSEEATEDISMLGGSQPLEEPYLSVPILSMYTKRVKWLVALALLLAVTSAIMQRYEVVLETMMGLNFFIPMLIAAGGNAGTQAATLVIRGMAIGEIDYRHWLKIATTELAMGLMLGTTIGLIGYGRALMMGESVTLAMTVSLSLLLVILLAVLTGALLPLVLRRIKIDPSILSSPFITTMVDVVGLLIYFAVAAYFLGIVV
- a CDS encoding M42 family metallopeptidase, with amino-acid sequence MKDLIKQVVECYGPAGNEKAIRELITGIVAPYVDEIRVDNLGNLIALKKGGEKKLMFAAHMDEIGVMVTHVDKHGFLRFYPVGGVSPLTMLGNRIVFENGTIGVIGCEKLEAQKDLTLNKMFVDIGASTKEEAEAKVRIGDLGAVSREFVDLGPRLVSKAMDARIACAILIEALRTVANPAHDIYAVFTTQEELGLRGARVAAYSIAPDVGIALDVTRTGDTPTSITMDVSLGKGPAVKIRDSSVLCTPAVRRYMEQVAKDNDIPFQLEVLEAGGTDAGAIQLTQGGIPAGVMSIPCRYVHTASEMVDYRDVENGVRLVKALMETKYTG
- a CDS encoding M42 family metallopeptidase gives rise to the protein MLLKRLSEAFGPSGSEGEVRDILVKELANVVPSWQRDALGNLIALKPGARGPKVMLAAHMDECGLMISSIDKSGLLRFRKVGGLDDRVLVSKHVVVGSKRVAGVIGAKAIHLQKPEERNQVIPLSGLYIDIGAKSKEEAEKLVKLGDYAVFATEFGHLSDTVVKGKSFDDRAGCAVLAEVLSEDYAFTLYGAFTVQEEIGLRGAGVAAYALEPDMAIVLEGTTCNDLPGSEEHGYCTSLGGGPAITVMDASVVCDRRMIAELERLARENDIPVQFKRSITGGSDAGRINQTKAGIPVVVVSVPCRYIHSPVSMLSLKDFEATIKLVKLFLRSIEGGFLL
- the surE gene encoding 5'/3'-nucleotidase SurE yields the protein MHILVTNDDGILAPGIRALSAALSRLGDVTIVAPDRERSATGHAITVHSPLRVKHITGLPATAAYAVNGTPADCVKLALEGLKIEKPDLVVSGVNRGPNLGTDVLYSGTVSAAIEAALLGLPAIAVSLADFRETDYEDAADFAAQIAARWQHRRLPPDTLLNVNWPRERARGVKITFLGQRRYENIFDLRTDPWGREYYWLGGAAINDETPESDVWAVENGYASVTPIHFDLTNYRLISEVESWKIGLE
- a CDS encoding DUF4438 domain-containing protein, giving the protein MLRTNRDKLVCISVQGEITHPKSTAPYRITTEGNPVVLPGTGGITYSHKIGDNCMDLAGDHVEPGVTTQRSVETENSGFNTLACVGNTAKVVSGDAKGARGIVTGMHGGSEHVLIYFDQGTLEQLAIGDKILVKACGQGLRLLDFPMIKVMNLDPDLLGKMGLKVADDGVLEVPVAVQVPAYLMGSGLGSVTAYRGDYDISTHDQAAYEAYNLGKLRFGDIVALMDCDTTYGRGYLAGAVTIGVVVHSNCVLSGHGPGVSTLLTCKEATIRPVLAERANIADYLGV
- a CDS encoding MBL fold metallo-hydrolase, with translation MQETATCLKFWAGLTNIGGTVISVEHGPYRLVFDFGLSYAPGNIASDKQVRLRPGRLVHDYLCLDMVAPLPGVYRSKDLYDSPHILSAAESPWQTIVLISHLHLDHMGAMGLVDESIPIYLTAESLELYQALSAIGEGVDGAREYSACQFGVPLTHGPFVVTPLRVDHDISGACSFHIRTPHGNLLYTGDYRLYGTVPPISPHWLKQAEGLGVDVLISEGTTLRAPAEGESVRIAGDGTLPDTLTTEDMLPEKLRIILSNTELAFFNIYHRNLRRLAMILDAGKATARTVVLEPETAYLARMLLARGDFLETTEVSASLVRENPAQYLIQNSYRNCLALLDYAGLGGSYLHSNGTPLGEFDPAYARLRALIDRCGLAFHYVGATGHAIPEHLQYVADTLAPKVLVPLHSFCPERLTAAKGQRILPERGTAYRLDEGLLHVVPLA
- a CDS encoding M42 family metallopeptidase — protein: MSNRDGGRSDAQEGGGILDTKEFLKRMVEATGVSGYEDSVGNIIREVLGTAADEVTGDTLGNVIALKRGEGENRPKVMLASHMDEIGLMVTKIEEKGFLRFTSIGGVDQRTLVAQEVRVHGRRDLIGIIGMKPPHLLTPEEGNAAIKMQDMVIDLGLTEPEVKEAIAVGDLVTINRNFISLSGDFAAAKAMDDRAAVAAMHYCLLELKRMRHTADVYAVATVQEEVGARGALVSSYHIMPDIGIAIDVCHGEMPGVPEQDTAPLGKGPNLALGANIHPKLFERLSELAREHNIPFTLDPVPGPTGTDAWVMQVTRSGIPTALVSLPLRYMHTSVETLSIGDIKLVGRLLALFVASVDREFVEGLLCY